The Borrelia sp. HM sequence CCACCAATACTTCTATCTCCATAAGCAAGACTTGGCGGAATTATTATTACTCTCTCTTCTCCCTCATACATACCAGACAACATTAAATCCCAACCTTTAATCACTTGACTATTACCAACCACAAACTCTATTGGTTCACCTCTCTCAATTGAACTGTCAAATTTTACTCCACTTAACAAAAAACCCTCATAATCTACTCTTATAACATTTCCTTTTCTAACACTTCTGCCATTACCTTTTTTCTTTATTTTGTATAAGATGCCATTTGCATCTTTTTGAAAATCTTTGTAATCTGTCTCAATTATCTTAAGCTGAGAAGCCATATATTTTTTATTCTCTTCAACTTTTTTTAACTCATAACTCTGTTTTAATTTTAAAAATTCTTCATTATCAACTTTAAAAGCATTTGCATACTCCCCAAAACGATAAATATTTATTTTATTTATTTTATCTCCTTGGCGTATACTTCTAACCGTATCCATTCCTTCAATTACTTTACCAAAAATTGAATGCTTAAAATCCAAATAAGTAAGATTATCTGAAAGAGTAATAAAAAACTGACTCCCATTAGTATCAGGTCCTGAATTAGCCATAGAAACAGTTCCTGAATGATTATGACTCAATATTTTATTAAATTCATCAGGAAAAAAATAACCAGGTCCTCCAGTCCCCGTTCCTGTAGGATCTCCTGTTTGAATAACAAAATCATCAATTACCCTATGAAATATAATATTTTCAAAATAAGGTTTATCTGTAACAGAATTTTTAATAGTGCCCTCACTAAGACCTATAAAATTCATAACTGTTAAAGGTGCATCCTTATAATAAAGTTCAATTTCTATATTGCCCTTATTTGTACTAATTAATGCAAATATTCCATCTTTTCTCACTATATCTTTCCTTTTGCCATTACAAGCTAAAAACATAAAAATCAATATAAAATATAATAAAAACTTATACACAAAGCCTACTCCCTATAAAATAATATTTAAATAAAGCGATCAGCCCTCATTTTACAATTTTTAAGTAAAAATTGTAAAATAATCTATCAATTCACAATTAATAAATAATACTATCTAGTAAGGGACTTAGAAAATTTGGATGTTATTAAATGGTAAATATTAGCAATGAACTCCTTATAAAATTTTGTAATTTTATATATGACAGCAGTGGAATTCGATTTAACGAGAAAAACAAAGTCGTTTTAAAAGGCCGAATCAACACTGCAATGCAAGAACTTGAAAATATAAATAATCCTAAACAACTATACGAATTAATAATTTCTGATCAAGTTAAAAAAAAATACTTTCTAGATCTTGTAACTACTAACCTAACACAATTTTTTAGAAATGAAGCCCATTTTAAAACCTTTGAAAAATTTGTAATTCCAAACTTAGTAAAAATTAAAAATCAAGAAGGTAAAAACAAAATTATTATATGGTCTGCTGGATGCTCAACAGGAGAAGAACCATATTCTCTGGCATTTGTTCTTAAATCTAATCTTCCAAAAAATTTTGACTTCACTATTATTGCTTCCGATTTAAGTTTAAAGTCCCTAATAAAAGCAAAAGAAGGACATTATAATGCACAAAAATGTGAAAAGATTCCAACAAAATACAAAAAATATATTAAACCTTATATGAATGATTATACAGTAATAGAAAATATCAAAAAACACATACAGTTTGACTATCATAATTTAAGTTTTGAAAGTGAATTTTCAAATATAGATGTTGTTTTCTGCCGAAATGTACTTATATATTTTGATGAAAAATCTAAAATAAAAGTTCTAAAAGAATTTTATGCCTCTATGGCTAGTAAAAGTTATTTATTTATTGGACACTCAGAATCACTTTTTGGTTTAAATCTTCCTTTCAAGTTTTTAAGGACAGCTTGGTCTATAATATATGAAAAAGATGATACAAGTCTTCCCA is a genomic window containing:
- a CDS encoding CheR family methyltransferase, whose product is MVNISNELLIKFCNFIYDSSGIRFNEKNKVVLKGRINTAMQELENINNPKQLYELIISDQVKKKYFLDLVTTNLTQFFRNEAHFKTFEKFVIPNLVKIKNQEGKNKIIIWSAGCSTGEEPYSLAFVLKSNLPKNFDFTIIASDLSLKSLIKAKEGHYNAQKCEKIPTKYKKYIKPYMNDYTVIENIKKHIQFDYHNLSFESEFSNIDVVFCRNVLIYFDEKSKIKVLKEFYASMASKSYLFIGHSESLFGLNLPFKFLRTAWSIIYEKDDTSLPKNKFQFQSRYKL
- a CDS encoding peptidylprolyl isomerase, encoding MFLACNGKRKDIVRKDGIFALISTNKGNIEIELYYKDAPLTVMNFIGLSEGTIKNSVTDKPYFENIIFHRVIDDFVIQTGDPTGTGTGGPGYFFPDEFNKILSHNHSGTVSMANSGPDTNGSQFFITLSDNLTYLDFKHSIFGKVIEGMDTVRSIRQGDKINKINIYRFGEYANAFKVDNEEFLKLKQSYELKKVEENKKYMASQLKIIETDYKDFQKDANGILYKIKKKGNGRSVRKGNVIRVDYEGFLLSGVKFDSSIERGEPIEFVVGNSQVIKGWDLMLSGMYEGEERVIIIPPSLAYGDRSIGGIIKANSFLKFNIILRKIN